Proteins from a single region of Chaetodon trifascialis isolate fChaTrf1 chromosome 10, fChaTrf1.hap1, whole genome shotgun sequence:
- the LOC139337644 gene encoding ankyrin repeat and SOCS box protein 15-like: MDAADETDEDELLDYDVQMSIEESCQREHLTGSERYSDVKSEAVKLVEAIEQGDTLALQELSDFPAAFSQADECGWYPLHRAAVQPLVPVLETVLYASFSLTLEEKTSGGETFLTLAVKAGLVENVKMLLDHGASPHTTNSKNESPLLLAVRAGSYPMVSCLISGGARVEQVCLKKWTAMHEASRAGCVRVLELLLQNGGRVSETDQHGVTPLGIAAEYSHPEVLELLIEHGADVNAQAPNGDSVLYDAAGSGNPDCIDILLQHGANPNIRNLSSQLPIHHAAYEGHYLALRILIPITTRRALRLSGHSPVHSAADGGHVHCLELLLQKGFGVNSLLAPHISENYGDMRRSPLYFAVSNGDATCTEILLKSGAEPDLDPLCCLLVAVRSGRYEIVKLLLAAKADVNCYFTVVNDTVFPTALQYCLKDEVMMRLLLNNGYDAEKCFWCHHGDDWEDLSESGYSQHEEKVAFCDFVSVSWLENLVGRIVLILLDYVGQVSICGRLRKTLEKHKEWPHIHRTTCNPCSLTHLSRVVIRKHLSCSALMCMQLPNRLKDYLLFKENDLYAQIICRED; the protein is encoded by the exons ATGGATGCAGCTGATGAAACGGATGAAGACGAACTTCTGGACTACGACGTCCAGATGAGCATTGAGGAGTCGTGTCAGAGAGAACATCTGACAGGCTCAGAGAGGTACAGCGACGTGAA gaGTGAAGCTGTGAAGCTTGTGGAGGCCATCGAACAAG GTGACACGCTGGCTCTGCAGGAGCTCTCTGATTTCCCAGCAGCCTTCAGTCAGGCGGATGAGTGCGGCTGGTATCCTCTTCACAGGGCGGCGGTCCAACCTCTGGTCCCGGTCCTGGAGACGGTGCTGTACG CATCTTTCAGTCTGACTCTGGAGGAGAAGACTTCAGGTGGTGAGACCTTCCTGACTTTAGCTGTGAAAGCTGGTTTGGTGGAAAACGTGAAGATGCTGCTGGACCACGGAGCGTCTCCTCACACCACCAACAGCAAGAATGAATCCCCTCTGCTCTTAG cagtcagagccGGGTCGTATCCGATGGTCTCTTGTCTAATATCTGGAGGAGCTCGGGTGGAGCAGGTGTGTCTGAAGAAGTGGACGGCCATGCACGAGGCCTCCAGGGCCGGCTGCGTTCGTGTCCTGGAGCTCCTGTTGCAGAACGGAGGTCGGGTTTCAGAGACAGACCAGCATGGAGTGACTCCTCTGGGCATCGCTGCTGAGTACAGCCACCCTGAAGTCCTGGAGCTCCTCATCGAACACG GTGCTGATGTGAACGCTCAGGCGCCAAATGGCGACAGCGTCCTGTACGACGCCGCAGGTTCGGGGAATCCAGACTGTATCGACATCCTGCTGCAGCACGGAGCGAATCCCAACATTCGCAACCTGAGCTCCCAGCTGCCCATCCACCACGCCGCGTACGAAGGACACTACCT AGCTCTGAGGATTTTGATCCCCATCACCACGAGAAGGGCCCTGCGGCTGTCGGGCCACAGCCCCGTCCACTCCGCCGCTGACGGGGGCCACGTCCACtgcctggagctgctgctgcagaagggTTTCGGTGTCAACTCGCTGTTAGCTCCTCACATCTCGGAAAACTatggagacatgaggaggagcCCGCTGTATTTTGCTGTGTCCAACGGGGACGCAACCTGTACTGAGATTCTGCTGAAGTCGGGAGCTGAACCCGACCTGGACCCGCTGTGCTGCCTCCTGGTGGCGGTCAGGTCGGGGCGCTACGAGATcgtgaagctgctgctggcggCCAAAGCAGATGTGAACTGTTACTTCACGGTGGTGAACGACACAGTGTTTCCCACGGCGCTGCAGTACTGCCTGAAGGACGAGGTGATgatgaggctgctgctgaacaaCGGCTACGACGCTGAGAAGTGTTTCTGGTGTCACCACGGTGACGACTGGGAGGACCTGAGTGAGTCCGGTTACTCACAACATGAGGAGAAAGTTGCT TTCTGTGATTTCGTCAGCGTCTCCTGGCTGGAGAACCTGGTGGGCCGAATCGTGTTGATCCTCCTCGACTACGTCGGTCAGGTTTCCATCTGCGGCAGACTGAGGAAAACCCTGGAGAAACACAAGGAGTGGCCTCACATCCACAGGACCACAT GTAACCCTTGCTCTCTGACTCACCTGAGCAGAGTGGTGATCAGGAAGCACCTGAGCTGCAGTGCTCTGATGTGCATGCAGCTGCCCAACAGACTGAAAGACTACCTGCTCTTCAAAGAGAACGACCTGTACGCTCAAATCATCTGCAGGGAGGACTGA
- the LOC139337818 gene encoding ankyrin repeat and SOCS box protein 15-like, whose amino-acid sequence MNTYEEYGEEELNDFIIQLSIQDSCQDAFLKSAASLAAVTDENLRVLAAIEQGEVSVLREMLRHTCAFRESDSRGWLPVHRAASQPVLEVLETVLRLAAQGLSLEERTAVGGETPLTLAVKAGLVQNVKILLEHGALPHSTNSKNESPLLLAVRSGSYEMTYTLVAQGAWVEQVCRKKWTAMHEAAKVGAVDILMLLLRNGGRVNHRDAIGVTPLAVAAEHGHFQIMEILLNCGSRVNSQACNGESVLLDAAGSGNTACIQLLLDNGANANLPSLTGHLPLHKAAYAGHLDALKILIPLTTKKAIKEAGLSPVHSAAEGGHRCCLELLLAHSFDVNYRMNTRNSENYRDMRKSALYFAVSNGDVDCTKILLAAGAKTDLDPLCCLLVAVRSGRYEIVKLLLAAKADVNCYFTVVSDTVFPTALQYCLKDEVMMRLLLNNGYKVERCFHCQHDNRPDAAEAGEGKIPFCEFMNLCCVMHLSGSVVRILLDYVSHVHICSKLRLILEKQTEWPEICDILSSPRSLGHLCRLEIRRRLTLKKLNKPEIMNSRIFPPRLKSFILYQELDLYSQDPERIM is encoded by the exons CTTAGCAGCAGTGACGGACGAGAACCTGAGAGTCCTGGCTGCCATCGAGCAAG GTGAGGTCTCGGTGCTCAGGGAGATGCTGAGGCACACCTGCGCCTTCAGGGAGTCGGACAGTCGCGGCTGGCTTCCCGTCCATCGAGCCGCATCCCAGCCGGTCCTGGAGGTTCTGGAGACTGTGCTGAGGT tgGCAGCTCAGGGTCTCAGCCTGGAGGAGAGGACGGCCGTGGGAGGGGAGACGCCGCTCACTCTGGCGGTCAAAGCCGGATTGGTGCAGAATGTGAAGATCCTGCTGGAGCATGGCGCCTTGCCTCACAGCACCAACAGCAAAAACGAGTCGCCGCTGCTGCTTG CGGTGAGGTCCGGCTCCTACGAGATGACGTACACGCTGGTGGCTCAGGGCGCCTGGGTGGAGCAGGTCTGCCGCAAGAAGTGGACGGCCATGCACGAGGCGGCCAAGGTTGGCGCCGTGGACATCCTGATGCTGCTTCTGAGGAACGGCGGCCGGGTAAACCACAGGGATGCGATCGGAGTGACGCCGCTCGCTGTGGCCGCAGAGCACGGGCACTTCCAGATCATGGAGATTCTGCTGAACTGTG GTAGCAGGGTGAACTCTCAGGCCTGTAATGGGGAAAGTGTCCTGCTGGATGCGGCCGGATCAGGAAACACCGCctgcattcagctgctgctggacaacGGAGCCAACGCCAACCTGCCCAGCCTCACCGGACACCTGCCCCTCCACAAGGCAGCGTACGCCGGACACCTTGA tgctctgaagATACTGATACCTCTGACCACCAAGAAGGCCATCAAAGAGGCGGGTCTGAGTCCGGTCcactctgcagcagagggaggccACCGGTGCTGCCTGGAGCTCCTGCTGGCCCACAGCTTTGACGTCAACTACCGCATGAACACCCGAAACTCAGAAAACTACCGAGACATGCGGAAAAGCGCCTTGTACTTTGCGGTCTCCAACGGGGATGTGGACTGCACCAAAATCCTGCTAGCGGCCGGCGCGAAGACGGACCTGGACCCGCTGTGCTGCCTCCTGGTGGCGGTCAGGTCGGGGCGCTACGAGATcgtgaagctgctgctggcggCCAAAGCGGACGTGAACTGTTACTTCACGGTGGTGAGCGACACGGTGTTTCCCACGGCGCTGCAGTACTGCCTGAAGGACGAGGTGATgatgaggctgctgctgaacaaCGGCTACAAAGTGGAGAGGTGCTTCCACTGTCAGCATGACAACAGGCCCGATGCTGCGGAGGCGGGGGAGGGGAAAATTCCA TTCTGTGAGTTCATGAACCTCTGCTGCGTCATGCATCTGTCCGGGAGTGTGGTCCGGATCCTGCTGGACTACGTCAGCCACGTTCACATCTGCTCCAAACTCAGACTCATCCTGGAGAAGCAGACCGAGTGGCCTGAAATCTGTGACATCCTCA GCAGTCCTCGCTCCCTCGGACACCTCTGCAGGCTGGAGATCAGGAGACGTTTGACCCTGAAGAAGCTCAACAAACCTGAAATCATGAACTCACGCATTTTCCCTCCCAGACTCAAGAGCTTCATCCTGTACCAGGAGCTCGACCTCTACAGCCAGGACCCTGAACGCATCATGTGA